Sequence from the Myxococcales bacterium genome:
CTGCTGTGCTGCTACTGGACGACGGTGAGCTCTTGCCCGTGGCTGAACTGCTCGACCGATCCGAAATCGCCTATCGCCGGCTTCGGAGATCTGAGATCGGAGAAGAGGTCGGTCCACCTTCGAATCTGCTGATCTCGACACCGCGCCACGCGAGCAAGGTACGCCCTGGTTCGCCACCAGGTGCGGGCCCGGGAAGACCCGTTCGCATCATCGCAGTAGAGGAAGATTCCCCCGCCCTGCGGCGCATGCTGCGCACCATGGGATTTCACCTATTGGTCAGGCTGCCTGTGCACCCTGAGGTCTGGCGTCTATTGATTCAGCGAGCGCTCTACCAGGGAGACGAGAGACGCCGCGATACCCGACTCCCAATGGGTTCTCAGATTTCCGTCGCGAGTGTTGCAGCGAAGAGCGCAACGACTCGTGAAAACCGCGAATCGCTTCTAGTCGACATCTCGAATCGAGGTTGCCACTTCATCGGCGACGAGCCGTTCGAGTCGGGAACCCGGGTGACCTTCTCATTGGACGCGACCACGACCGGCTGCGAACGACTCGATCTCTCGGGCGAAATCCTTCGTACGGGACCCTGGCAGGACGGAGACGCTACGAGGTACAGCTGCGCAATGGTCTTCGATGCCGACCTCGACGATGCCAGTCTCTCGACTCTCGCCCGAATGATCAATTCGAGGATCAGCGGGCCACTGTCTCTCGCTCCCAAGTTTCCAGCGGCACTCAGCCTGCCGAGTTGCGACAGCCGCGCGCTCCCAGGGTTGAAACTCGACGACGAGACCGATCCGCCAGTCAGCACGGACTGCGAAGTCCAACTCTCCCTGACGACCGTCGCCCCGTCTGAGACGGAGCCGGACGAGCGGCGCAAAGATCGGCGCGGGGACTATCTCCAGCGTATCGAAGTGCAGAGCGACGGCGTCAATTCGATCTTGATGGGGCGCGATCTTTCGTCTTCCGGCATGCGGGTGGAGCGTTTCGGCGATATGGAAATCGGCGCGCATCTCAGGCTCGCGCTCTACGGACCCTCTGATGCTGGACCGATCCAGGTCGAAGCCGAGATCGTTCGAGACGATGGAGACCGGGGTATTGCGCTGCATTTCTGCAATCTGTCGAGAGAGAGTTCGGCCTTGCTCGAAAAGTTCGTCGCGTGTCTCCCTCCAGTAGAATCCCTGGAGGACGGCGAAGC
This genomic interval carries:
- a CDS encoding PilZ domain-containing protein, encoding MQDTPAVLLLDDGELLPVAELLDRSEIAYRRLRRSEIGEEVGPPSNLLISTPRHASKVRPGSPPGAGPGRPVRIIAVEEDSPALRRMLRTMGFHLLVRLPVHPEVWRLLIQRALYQGDERRRDTRLPMGSQISVASVAAKSATTRENRESLLVDISNRGCHFIGDEPFESGTRVTFSLDATTTGCERLDLSGEILRTGPWQDGDATRYSCAMVFDADLDDASLSTLARMINSRISGPLSLAPKFPAALSLPSCDSRALPGLKLDDETDPPVSTDCEVQLSLTTVAPSETEPDERRKDRRGDYLQRIEVQSDGVNSILMGRDLSSSGMRVERFGDMEIGAHLRLALYGPSDAGPIQVEAEIVRDDGDRGIALHFCNLSRESSALLEKFVACLPPVESLEDGEALGMGTVLAEAIPADKNFNRS